One Pseudomonas sp. AN-1 genomic region harbors:
- the lnt gene encoding apolipoprotein N-acyltransferase — MRWISRPGWPGHLLALAAGALTPLALAPWNLWPLGLLSLALFYLGLRCLAPGAAAGRGWLYGFGAFAAGTSWVYVSIHDYGAASPALAALLTLAFCAGLALFFALPAWAWAKWLRRERAPLADALAFAALWLAQEALRGWLFTGFPWLYVGYAQLDGPLAGLAPLGGVWLLSFAMALTAALLANLPALLPRGRCLLGAAALLAGLWGSSLWFKDHPWTTPAGPALKVAAMQGNVAQNLKWDPEQLNAQLALYRDLTFAEAPADLYVWPETAVPVLKEYAEGYLAVMGRFASERNAALVTGVPLREKDDAGRARYYNALQVVGQGGGTYLKQKLVPFGEYVPLQDVLRGLIAFFDLPMSDFARGPADQALLTARGYRIAPYICYEVVYPEFAASLAARSELLLTVSNDAWFGTSIGPLQHLQMAQMRALESGRWMIRATNNGVTALIDPFGRVQAQVPQFQRAVLRGEVVPMQGLTPYLQWRAWPLAGVCALLLGWTALTARRQRRLFTALN; from the coding sequence ATGCGCTGGATCTCCCGTCCCGGCTGGCCCGGCCACCTGCTGGCCCTGGCCGCCGGCGCCCTCACCCCGCTGGCCCTCGCCCCCTGGAACCTGTGGCCGCTCGGCCTGCTGTCGCTGGCGCTGTTCTATCTCGGCCTGCGCTGCCTGGCCCCCGGCGCCGCCGCCGGCCGCGGCTGGCTGTACGGCTTCGGCGCCTTCGCCGCCGGCACCAGCTGGGTGTACGTCAGCATCCACGACTACGGCGCCGCCTCGCCGGCGCTGGCCGCGCTGCTGACCCTGGCGTTCTGCGCCGGCCTTGCGCTGTTCTTCGCCCTGCCGGCCTGGGCCTGGGCGAAGTGGCTGCGCCGCGAACGCGCGCCGCTGGCCGACGCGCTGGCCTTCGCCGCCCTGTGGCTGGCCCAGGAGGCCCTTCGCGGCTGGCTGTTCACCGGTTTCCCGTGGCTGTACGTCGGCTACGCCCAGCTCGACGGCCCGCTGGCCGGCCTGGCGCCGCTCGGCGGCGTCTGGCTGCTGTCCTTCGCCATGGCGCTGACCGCCGCCCTGCTGGCCAACCTGCCGGCGCTGCTGCCGCGCGGGCGCTGCCTGCTGGGCGCCGCCGCGCTGCTCGCCGGCCTGTGGGGCAGTAGCCTGTGGTTCAAGGACCACCCCTGGACCACCCCGGCCGGCCCGGCGCTGAAGGTCGCCGCCATGCAGGGCAATGTCGCGCAGAACCTCAAGTGGGACCCCGAGCAGCTCAACGCCCAGCTCGCCCTGTACCGCGACCTGACCTTCGCCGAGGCGCCGGCCGACCTCTACGTCTGGCCGGAGACCGCGGTGCCGGTGCTCAAGGAATACGCCGAGGGCTACCTGGCGGTGATGGGCCGCTTCGCCAGCGAGCGCAATGCCGCACTGGTCACCGGCGTGCCGCTGCGCGAGAAGGACGACGCCGGCCGGGCGCGCTACTACAACGCCCTGCAGGTGGTCGGCCAGGGTGGCGGCACCTACCTCAAGCAGAAGCTGGTGCCGTTCGGCGAGTACGTGCCGCTGCAGGACGTGCTGCGCGGGCTGATCGCCTTCTTCGACCTGCCGATGTCCGACTTCGCCCGCGGCCCGGCCGACCAGGCGCTGCTGACGGCGCGCGGCTACCGCATCGCCCCCTACATCTGCTACGAGGTGGTCTATCCGGAGTTCGCCGCGAGTCTCGCCGCGCGGAGCGAGCTGCTGCTGACGGTGAGCAACGACGCCTGGTTCGGCACCTCGATCGGCCCGCTGCAGCACCTGCAGATGGCGCAGATGCGCGCTCTGGAGAGCGGCCGCTGGATGATCCGCGCCACCAACAACGGCGTCACCGCGCTGATCGACCCGTTCGGCCGGGTGCAGGCGCAGGTGCCGCAGTTCCAGCGCGCCGTGCTGCGCGGCGAGGTGGTGCCGATGCAGGGCCTGACGCCCTACCTGCAGTGGCGCGCCTGGCCGCTGGCCGGCGTCTGCGCCCTGCTGCTGGGCTGGACCGCGCTCACCGCGCGGCGCCAGCGCCGGCTGTTCACTGCCTTGAACTGA
- a CDS encoding tetratricopeptide repeat protein, producing MNRAGCTLLMGCLLSINPLLGHAESNSLLIPATSRCVLDTQPQDLDQALAQCRSLAEGGDAQAQFELGEFFHAGQPPRDLPEALRWYEQASLQGHAQAQLRLGTLFWHGEGVPANNVQAYVVLKMAAVNGAEEALDSADEVAEGMSPEQLEQANRVLGEIFRNYLQELQASDLGPPFAPLR from the coding sequence ATGAACCGTGCTGGCTGCACCCTGCTGATGGGCTGCCTGTTGTCGATCAATCCGCTGCTCGGCCATGCCGAGAGCAACTCCCTGCTGATTCCGGCGACCAGTCGCTGCGTGCTCGACACCCAACCCCAGGATCTCGATCAGGCGCTGGCCCAGTGCCGCAGCCTCGCCGAGGGCGGCGACGCCCAGGCCCAGTTCGAACTCGGCGAATTCTTCCATGCCGGCCAGCCGCCACGCGACCTGCCGGAGGCGCTGCGCTGGTACGAGCAGGCCTCGCTGCAGGGCCATGCCCAGGCCCAGCTGCGCCTCGGCACCCTGTTCTGGCATGGCGAGGGCGTGCCGGCCAACAACGTGCAGGCCTACGTGGTGCTGAAGATGGCGGCGGTCAACGGCGCCGAAGAGGCGCTGGACAGTGCCGACGAGGTGGCCGAGGGCATGAGCCCCGAGCAGCTCGAGCAGGCCAACCGCGTGCTCGGCGAGATCTTCCGCAACTACCTGCAGGAGCTGCAGGCCAGCGACCTCGGCCCGCCGTTCGCTCCGCTGCGCTAA
- a CDS encoding DUF1820 family protein, whose product MSKPAPIFKVIFLNQGQVYEMYAKAIYQSDLWGFLEIEEFVFGERTQVVVDPSEEKLKAQFEGVVRSFVPMHAIIRIDEVERLGTAKISEAKGGGNVMPFPMPPMPER is encoded by the coding sequence ATGAGCAAGCCCGCCCCCATCTTCAAGGTGATCTTCCTCAACCAGGGTCAGGTGTACGAGATGTACGCCAAGGCCATCTACCAGAGCGACCTGTGGGGCTTCCTGGAGATCGAGGAATTCGTCTTCGGCGAACGCACCCAGGTGGTGGTCGATCCCAGCGAGGAGAAGCTCAAGGCGCAGTTCGAGGGCGTGGTGCGCAGCTTCGTGCCGATGCACGCGATCATCCGCATCGACGAGGTGGAGCGCCTGGGCACGGCGAAGATCAGCGAGGCCAAGGGCGGCGGCAACGTGATGCCGTTCCCCATGCCGCCGATGCCGGAGCGTTGA
- the lipA gene encoding lipoyl synthase: MSTVDNTTKGPAKVEAGVKLRGAEKVARIPVKIIPTEELPRKPDWIRVRIPVTPEVERIKQLLRQHKLHSVCEEASCPNLGECFSGGTATFMIMGDICTRRCPFCDVGHGRPNALDPDEPKNLALAIADLRLKYVVITSVDRDDLRDGGAQHFADCLREIRALSPSVQLETLVPDYRGRMEIALDITATEPPDVFNHNLETVPRLYKSSRPGSDFEWSLDLLQEFKKRVPGVPTKSGLMLGLGETDEEVIETMQRMREHDIDMLTLGQYLQPSRSHLPVQRFVHPDTFAWFAEEGEKMGFKNVASGPLVRSSYHADQQAHGHKIG, translated from the coding sequence ATGAGTACCGTGGACAACACCACCAAGGGCCCGGCCAAGGTCGAGGCCGGGGTCAAGCTGCGCGGCGCCGAGAAGGTCGCGCGCATTCCGGTGAAGATCATTCCCACCGAGGAGCTGCCGCGCAAGCCGGACTGGATCCGCGTGCGCATCCCGGTCACCCCCGAGGTCGAGCGCATCAAGCAGCTGCTGCGCCAGCACAAGCTGCACAGCGTGTGCGAAGAAGCTTCCTGCCCGAACCTCGGCGAGTGCTTCAGCGGCGGCACCGCCACCTTCATGATCATGGGCGACATCTGCACCCGCCGCTGCCCGTTCTGCGACGTCGGCCACGGCCGGCCCAACGCGCTGGATCCGGACGAGCCGAAGAACCTGGCGCTGGCCATCGCCGACCTGCGCCTGAAGTACGTGGTGATCACCTCGGTGGACCGCGACGACCTGCGCGACGGCGGCGCCCAGCACTTCGCCGACTGCCTGCGCGAGATCCGCGCGCTGTCGCCCAGCGTGCAGCTGGAGACCCTGGTGCCGGACTACCGCGGGCGCATGGAGATTGCCCTCGACATAACCGCCACCGAGCCGCCGGATGTTTTCAACCATAACCTGGAAACCGTGCCGCGCCTGTACAAGTCGTCGCGCCCGGGCTCGGACTTCGAGTGGTCGCTGGACCTGCTGCAGGAGTTCAAGAAGCGCGTGCCGGGCGTGCCGACCAAGTCGGGCCTGATGCTCGGCCTCGGCGAGACCGACGAGGAGGTGATCGAGACCATGCAGCGCATGCGCGAGCACGACATCGACATGCTCACCCTCGGCCAGTATCTGCAGCCGTCGCGCAGCCACCTGCCGGTGCAGCGTTTCGTCCATCCGGACACCTTCGCCTGGTTCGCCGAGGAAGGTGAGAAGATGGGCTTCAAGAACGTCGCCTCCGGTCCGCTGGTGCGCTCGTCCTATCACGCCGACCAGCAGGCCCACGGCCACAAGATCGGCTGA
- the miaB gene encoding tRNA (N6-isopentenyl adenosine(37)-C2)-methylthiotransferase MiaB, with protein MAKKLFIETHGCQMNEYDSSRMADLLGEHQALELTENPAEADVILLNTCSIREKAQEKVFSKLGGWRELKRQNPELVIGVGGCVASQEGAAIRERAPYVDVVFGPQTLHRLPEMIDAARTTRKPQVDISFPEIEKFDRLPEPRVDGPSAFVSVMEGCSKYCTFCVVPYTRGEEVSRPLADVLAEIVHLAEHGVREVTLLGQNVNGYRGDTGDGRIADFAELLYAVAAIDGIDRIRYTTSHPLEFSDALIQAHAEIAKLVKFVHLPVQAGSDRILAAMKRNHTALEYKSRIRKLKAAVPDMCISSDFIVGFPGETDRDFEQTMKLIEEVGFDFSFSFVYSARPGTPAADLADDTPEEIKKQRLQILQARIHQQGFEISQRMVGTTQRILVSDYSKKDPGMLQGRTENNRIVNFRADNPRLIGQFVDVHIDEALPHSLRGSLVDEASY; from the coding sequence ATGGCCAAGAAGCTTTTCATCGAAACCCACGGCTGCCAGATGAACGAGTACGACAGCTCGCGCATGGCCGACCTGCTGGGCGAACACCAGGCCCTCGAACTCACCGAGAACCCGGCCGAAGCCGACGTGATCCTGCTCAATACCTGCTCGATCCGCGAGAAGGCCCAGGAGAAGGTGTTCTCCAAGCTCGGCGGCTGGCGCGAACTGAAGCGGCAGAACCCCGAGCTGGTGATCGGCGTCGGCGGCTGCGTGGCCAGCCAGGAAGGCGCGGCGATCCGCGAACGCGCGCCCTACGTCGACGTGGTGTTCGGCCCGCAGACCCTGCACCGCCTGCCGGAGATGATCGACGCCGCGCGCACCACCAGGAAGCCGCAGGTGGACATCTCCTTCCCGGAGATCGAGAAGTTCGACCGCCTGCCCGAGCCGCGCGTCGACGGCCCCAGCGCCTTCGTTTCGGTGATGGAAGGCTGCAGCAAGTACTGCACCTTCTGCGTGGTGCCCTACACCCGCGGCGAGGAGGTCAGCCGACCGCTGGCCGACGTGCTCGCCGAGATCGTCCACCTGGCCGAGCACGGCGTGCGCGAGGTGACTCTGCTCGGCCAGAACGTCAACGGCTACCGCGGCGACACCGGCGACGGCCGCATCGCCGACTTCGCCGAGCTGCTCTACGCGGTGGCGGCGATCGACGGCATCGACCGCATCCGCTACACCACCAGCCACCCGCTGGAGTTCTCCGACGCGCTGATCCAGGCCCACGCCGAGATTGCCAAGCTGGTCAAGTTCGTCCACCTGCCGGTGCAGGCGGGCTCCGACCGCATCCTCGCGGCGATGAAGCGCAACCACACCGCTCTGGAGTACAAGTCGCGCATCCGCAAGCTCAAGGCCGCGGTGCCGGACATGTGCATCAGCTCGGACTTCATCGTCGGCTTCCCCGGCGAGACCGACAGGGACTTCGAGCAGACCATGAAGCTGATCGAGGAGGTCGGCTTCGACTTCTCCTTCTCCTTCGTCTACAGCGCACGCCCCGGCACCCCGGCCGCGGACCTCGCCGACGACACTCCCGAGGAGATCAAGAAGCAGCGCCTGCAGATCCTCCAGGCGCGCATCCACCAGCAGGGCTTCGAGATCAGCCAGCGCATGGTCGGGACCACCCAGCGCATCCTGGTCAGCGACTACTCGAAGAAGGACCCGGGCATGCTGCAGGGCCGCACCGAGAACAACCGCATCGTCAACTTCCGTGCCGACAACCCGCGGCTGATCGGCCAGTTCGTCGACGTGCACATCGACGAGGCGCTGCCGCACTCGCTGCGCGGCAGCCTGGTCGACGAGGCCAGCTACTGA
- a CDS encoding hydroxymethylpyrimidine/phosphomethylpyrimidine kinase produces MNRYPSRPVVLCLSGHDPSGGAGLQADIEALLAQGCHAAPAVTALTVQDTVDVSDFRVLDRAWVLAQANAVIDDLPVAAVKLGMLGSLEMVDTVVEIMARLPGVPLVCDPVLRAGGGGALGKDEVGYAIRERLLPLCRIATPNLPEARILAELPEGSADECAEKLLPLCEHLLITGGHGDEREVHNRLYSRDGSRHDFTCARLPGSYHGSGCTLASTLAGRLALGEELVSAVRSALAYTWRTLRDAEQPGRGQYVPRRLPLDFCS; encoded by the coding sequence ATGAACCGATACCCTTCCCGTCCCGTCGTCCTCTGCCTGTCCGGCCACGATCCCAGTGGCGGCGCCGGCCTGCAGGCGGACATCGAGGCCCTGCTCGCCCAGGGCTGCCACGCCGCTCCGGCGGTCACCGCGCTGACCGTGCAGGACACCGTAGACGTCAGCGACTTCCGCGTCCTCGACCGTGCCTGGGTGCTGGCCCAGGCCAACGCGGTGATCGACGATCTGCCGGTCGCCGCGGTCAAGCTGGGCATGCTCGGCTCGCTGGAGATGGTCGACACCGTGGTCGAGATCATGGCCCGCCTGCCCGGCGTGCCGCTGGTCTGCGACCCGGTGCTGCGCGCCGGCGGCGGCGGTGCACTGGGCAAGGACGAGGTCGGCTACGCGATCCGCGAGCGCCTGCTGCCGCTGTGCCGCATCGCCACGCCCAACCTGCCGGAAGCGCGCATCCTCGCCGAGCTGCCGGAGGGCAGCGCCGACGAGTGCGCCGAAAAGCTGCTGCCGCTGTGCGAGCACCTGCTGATCACCGGCGGCCACGGCGACGAGCGCGAGGTGCACAACCGCCTGTACTCGCGCGACGGCAGCCGCCACGACTTCACCTGCGCGCGCCTGCCGGGCAGCTACCACGGCTCCGGCTGCACCCTGGCCAGCACCCTGGCCGGCCGCCTGGCGCTGGGCGAGGAGCTGGTCAGCGCGGTGCGCTCGGCCCTCGCCTACACCTGGCGCACCCTGCGCGACGCCGAGCAGCCCGGCCGCGGCCAGTACGTGCCGCGCCGCCTGCCGCTGGATTTCTGCTCCTGA
- the ybeY gene encoding rRNA maturation RNase YbeY, translating into MQVELDLQLASTAAELPGEAQLRRWCELALRQRTAPSELTIRIVDEAEGRELNRTWRGKDYATNVLSFPAEVPEGILDIPLLGDLVICAQVVAREAAEQGKAADAHWAHLTIHGCLHLLGYDHIDDDEAEEMEALERQLLAELGYPDPYASDEE; encoded by the coding sequence ATGCAGGTTGAACTGGATCTGCAACTGGCCAGCACGGCCGCCGAGCTGCCCGGCGAGGCGCAGCTGCGCCGCTGGTGCGAACTGGCCCTGCGCCAGCGTACGGCGCCCTCGGAGCTGACCATCCGCATCGTCGACGAGGCGGAGGGCCGCGAGCTCAACCGCACCTGGCGCGGCAAGGACTACGCCACCAACGTGCTGTCCTTTCCCGCCGAGGTCCCCGAAGGCATCCTGGATATCCCGCTGCTCGGCGACCTGGTGATCTGCGCCCAGGTGGTGGCACGCGAGGCGGCTGAACAGGGCAAGGCGGCGGACGCTCACTGGGCGCACCTGACCATCCACGGCTGCCTGCACCTGCTGGGCTACGACCACATCGACGACGACGAAGCCGAGGAGATGGAAGCCCTGGAACGCCAGCTGCTGGCCGAACTCGGCTACCCCGATCCCTACGCGAGCGACGAAGAGTAA
- a CDS encoding HlyC/CorC family transporter gives MSDDRSSQGQKSWLERITQAFAHEPKNREELIEVLRDAHDNKLLDTEALAIVEGAIQVADLQVRDIMIPRSQIISIKACQNPQEFLPAVIEAAHSRYPVIGENLDEVLGILLAKDLLPLLLHGNEQSFDLQKLLRPATYVPESKRLNVLLREFRSTHNHMAIVIDEYGGVAGLVTIEDVLEQIVGEIEDEHDVEEDSFIKALPSGDFIVKALTPVDEFNEFFEAGFSEEEFDTLGGVVMSAFGHLPKRGETIELGDFRFRVLNADSRRIHLLRLTPRAR, from the coding sequence ATGAGCGACGACCGATCGAGCCAGGGGCAGAAGTCCTGGCTGGAAAGAATCACCCAGGCTTTTGCCCATGAGCCGAAGAACCGCGAGGAGCTGATCGAGGTCCTGCGCGACGCCCATGACAACAAACTGCTCGACACCGAGGCGCTGGCGATCGTCGAGGGCGCCATCCAGGTCGCCGACCTGCAGGTGCGCGACATCATGATCCCGCGCTCGCAGATCATCAGCATCAAGGCCTGCCAGAACCCGCAGGAGTTCCTCCCGGCGGTGATCGAGGCGGCCCACTCGCGCTACCCGGTGATCGGCGAGAACCTCGACGAGGTGCTCGGCATCCTGCTGGCCAAAGACCTGCTGCCGCTGCTGCTGCACGGCAACGAGCAGTCCTTCGACCTGCAGAAGCTGCTGCGCCCGGCCACCTACGTGCCCGAATCCAAGCGCCTCAACGTGCTGCTGCGCGAGTTCCGCAGCACCCACAACCACATGGCCATCGTCATCGACGAATACGGCGGCGTCGCCGGTCTGGTGACCATCGAGGACGTGCTCGAGCAGATCGTCGGCGAGATCGAGGACGAGCACGACGTCGAGGAAGACAGCTTCATCAAGGCGCTGCCCAGCGGCGACTTCATCGTCAAGGCGCTGACCCCGGTGGACGAGTTCAACGAGTTCTTCGAGGCCGGCTTCTCCGAGGAGGAGTTCGACACCCTCGGCGGCGTGGTGATGAGCGCCTTCGGCCACCTGCCCAAGCGCGGCGAGACCATCGAGCTGGGCGACTTCCGCTTCCGCGTGCTCAACGCCGACAGCCGGCGCATCCACCTGCTGCGCCTGACCCCGCGGGCGCGCTGA
- the lipB gene encoding lipoyl(octanoyl) transferase LipB has product MGPLRVRELGRLPYLPAWQAMQRFTNERGPDTPDEIWLLEHEPVFTQGQAGKAEHLLMPGDIPVVQADRGGQVTYHGPGQLIAYLLLDVRRSNLGVRELVSRMEASLVALLEGYGVEAHAKPDAPGVYVGAAKIASLGLRIRHGRSFHGLALNVDMDLEPFGRINPCGYAGMAMTQLKDLAQGPIELAEVRAALVRQLVGQLGYAEYETLAGGLELT; this is encoded by the coding sequence ATGGGCCCCCTGCGGGTGCGCGAGCTGGGCCGGCTGCCCTACCTGCCGGCCTGGCAGGCGATGCAGCGCTTCACCAACGAGCGCGGCCCCGACACCCCGGACGAGATCTGGCTGCTCGAGCACGAACCGGTGTTCACCCAGGGCCAGGCCGGCAAGGCCGAGCACCTGCTGATGCCCGGCGACATCCCGGTGGTGCAGGCCGACCGCGGCGGCCAGGTGACCTACCACGGCCCGGGCCAGCTGATCGCCTACCTGCTGCTCGATGTGCGCCGCTCGAATCTGGGCGTGCGCGAACTGGTCAGCCGCATGGAGGCCAGCCTGGTCGCCCTGCTCGAAGGCTACGGCGTCGAGGCCCATGCCAAGCCGGACGCCCCCGGCGTCTACGTCGGCGCGGCGAAGATCGCCTCGCTCGGCCTGCGCATCCGCCACGGCCGCTCCTTCCATGGCCTGGCGCTCAACGTCGACATGGACCTGGAACCGTTCGGCCGCATCAATCCCTGTGGCTATGCCGGCATGGCCATGACCCAACTCAAGGATCTGGCCCAGGGCCCGATCGAACTCGCCGAAGTGCGTGCCGCGCTGGTGCGCCAGCTGGTCGGCCAGCTTGGCTACGCTGAATACGAGACCCTCGCGGGAGGGCTGGAGCTGACATGA
- a CDS encoding PhoH family protein, with protein MNAPLEHHRFILDPLDARRFANLCGQFDEHLRLIEQRLGIEIRNRGNQFELVGDAQRSHTAENLLRRLYRETHATELTPELVHLFLQESGLEDLAVPGQTPSVTLKTRKAHITPRGANQQRYVKAILDNDINFGIGPAGTGKTYLAVACAVDALEREQVRRILLVRPAVEAGEKLGFLPGDLAQKIDPYLRPLYDALYEMMGFEQVAKLIEKQVIEIAPLAYMRGRTLNNSFIILDESQNTTLEQMKMFLTRIGFGSTAVITGDVTQVDLPRGTKSGLAHVIEVLRDVPGISFTHFKAKDVVRHPLVQRIVEAYDRHEQRLQGKAAERTEDSRHAG; from the coding sequence TTGAACGCTCCCCTGGAACACCACCGCTTCATCCTCGACCCCCTCGATGCCCGACGCTTCGCCAACCTCTGCGGCCAATTCGACGAGCACCTGCGCCTGATCGAACAGCGCCTGGGCATCGAGATCCGCAACCGTGGCAACCAGTTCGAACTGGTCGGCGACGCCCAGCGCAGCCACACCGCCGAGAACCTGCTGCGCCGCCTGTACCGCGAGACCCACGCTACCGAGCTGACCCCGGAACTGGTCCACCTGTTCCTCCAGGAGTCCGGTCTCGAGGATCTGGCCGTGCCCGGCCAGACGCCGAGCGTCACCCTGAAGACCCGCAAGGCGCACATCACCCCGCGCGGCGCCAACCAGCAGCGCTACGTCAAGGCGATCCTCGACAACGACATCAACTTCGGCATTGGCCCGGCCGGCACCGGCAAGACCTACCTCGCCGTGGCCTGCGCGGTGGATGCCCTGGAGCGCGAGCAGGTGCGGCGCATCCTGCTGGTGCGTCCGGCGGTGGAAGCCGGCGAGAAGCTCGGCTTCCTGCCCGGCGACCTGGCGCAGAAGATCGACCCCTACCTGCGCCCGCTGTACGACGCTCTCTACGAAATGATGGGCTTCGAGCAGGTGGCCAAGCTGATCGAGAAGCAGGTGATCGAGATCGCCCCGCTGGCCTACATGCGCGGGCGCACCCTGAACAACAGCTTCATCATCCTCGACGAGAGCCAGAACACCACCCTGGAGCAGATGAAGATGTTCCTCACCCGGATCGGCTTCGGCTCGACCGCGGTGATCACCGGCGACGTCACCCAGGTCGACCTGCCGCGCGGCACCAAGTCGGGTCTGGCCCACGTCATCGAGGTGCTGCGCGACGTGCCGGGGATCAGCTTCACCCACTTCAAGGCCAAGGATGTGGTGCGCCATCCGCTGGTGCAGCGCATCGTCGAGGCCTACGACCGCCACGAGCAGCGCCTGCAGGGCAAGGCCGCCGAGCGCACCGAGGACAGCCGCCATGCAGGTTGA
- the thiE gene encoding thiamine phosphate synthase — protein sequence MKPLRGLYAITDSQLLADGRLLPYVEAALRGGARLLQYRDKSGDAARRLREAEALAELCLRHGARLIINDDLELATRLGVGLHLGQEDGSLSAARALLGREAIIGATCHARLELAEQARRDGASYLAFGRFFNSQTKPGAPAATPELLDEARARFRLPLVAIGGVTLDSAPELIARGASLVAVIHALFAAPNAAEVERRAHAFSQLFADI from the coding sequence ATGAAGCCGCTGCGCGGACTCTACGCCATCACCGACAGCCAGCTGCTGGCCGATGGCCGCCTGCTGCCCTACGTCGAGGCCGCCCTGCGCGGCGGCGCCCGGCTGCTGCAGTACCGCGACAAGTCCGGCGACGCCGCGCGGCGCCTGCGCGAGGCCGAGGCGCTGGCCGAGCTGTGCCTGCGCCACGGCGCCCGGCTGATCATCAACGACGACCTGGAGCTGGCCACCCGCCTGGGCGTCGGCCTGCACCTGGGCCAGGAGGACGGCTCGCTGTCCGCCGCGCGCGCCCTGCTCGGCCGCGAGGCGATCATCGGCGCCACCTGCCATGCGCGCCTGGAGCTGGCCGAGCAGGCCCGCCGGGACGGCGCCAGCTACCTGGCCTTCGGCCGCTTCTTCAATTCGCAGACCAAGCCCGGCGCGCCGGCCGCCACCCCCGAACTGCTCGACGAGGCGCGCGCGCGCTTCCGCCTGCCGCTGGTGGCCATCGGCGGCGTGACCCTGGACAGCGCCCCCGAGCTGATCGCCCGCGGCGCCAGCCTGGTCGCGGTGATCCACGCCCTGTTCGCCGCCCCGAATGCCGCCGAAGTCGAGCGCCGCGCGCACGCCTTCAGCCAACTGTTCGCCGACATCTGA
- the hemL gene encoding glutamate-1-semialdehyde 2,1-aminomutase codes for MSRSEILFSNAQKHIPGGVNSPVRAFRSVGGTPLFFKHAEGAYVIDEDDKRYVDYVGSWGPMILGHGHPEVLDAVRRQLEHGLSYGAPTALEVEMAELVCQLVPSMELVRMVSSGTEATMSAIRLARGYTGRDAIIKFEGCYHGHSDSLLVKAGSGALTQGVPSSAGVPADFARHTLTLPYNDIQAVEKTLAEVGKDVACIIVEPVAGNMNCVPPAPGFLEGLRALCDAHGVVLIFDEVMTGFRVALGGAQGHYGINPDLSTFGKIVGGGMPVGAFGGKRAIMECIAPLGPVYQAGTLSGNPLAMAAGLTTLRLISRPGFHAELSDYTARMLDGLQQRAAAAGIPFVTTQVGGMFGLYFSEAADIVTFDDVMTSDAERFKRFFHLMLDGGVYLAPSAFEAGFTSIAHGEAELAITLDAAERAFAALRG; via the coding sequence ATGTCCCGCTCCGAAATCCTGTTCAGCAACGCCCAGAAGCACATCCCCGGCGGCGTCAACTCGCCGGTGCGCGCCTTCCGCAGCGTCGGCGGCACTCCGCTGTTCTTCAAGCACGCCGAAGGCGCCTACGTCATCGACGAGGACGACAAGCGCTACGTCGACTACGTCGGCTCCTGGGGCCCGATGATCCTCGGCCACGGCCATCCGGAAGTGCTCGACGCGGTGCGCAGGCAGCTCGAGCACGGCCTGTCCTACGGCGCGCCGACCGCGCTGGAAGTGGAGATGGCCGAGCTGGTCTGCCAGCTGGTGCCGTCCATGGAGCTGGTGCGCATGGTCAGCTCCGGCACCGAGGCGACCATGAGCGCCATCCGCCTGGCCCGTGGCTACACCGGCCGCGACGCCATCATCAAGTTCGAGGGCTGCTACCACGGCCACTCCGACAGCCTGCTGGTCAAGGCCGGCTCCGGCGCGCTGACCCAGGGCGTGCCCAGCTCGGCGGGCGTGCCGGCCGACTTCGCCAGGCACACCCTGACCCTGCCCTACAACGACATCCAGGCCGTCGAGAAGACCCTGGCCGAAGTCGGCAAGGACGTGGCGTGCATCATCGTCGAGCCGGTGGCCGGCAACATGAACTGCGTGCCGCCGGCACCGGGCTTCCTCGAGGGCCTGCGCGCGCTGTGCGACGCGCACGGCGTGGTGCTGATCTTCGACGAGGTGATGACCGGCTTCCGCGTCGCCCTCGGCGGCGCCCAGGGCCACTACGGCATCAACCCGGACCTGTCGACCTTCGGCAAGATCGTCGGCGGCGGCATGCCGGTCGGCGCCTTCGGCGGCAAGCGCGCGATCATGGAATGCATCGCCCCGCTCGGCCCGGTCTACCAGGCCGGCACCCTGTCCGGCAACCCGCTGGCCATGGCCGCTGGCCTGACCACCCTCAGGCTGATCAGCCGTCCGGGCTTCCATGCCGAACTGAGCGACTACACTGCACGCATGCTCGACGGCCTGCAGCAGCGCGCCGCTGCCGCCGGCATCCCCTTCGTCACCACCCAGGTGGGCGGCATGTTCGGCCTGTACTTCAGCGAAGCCGCCGACATCGTCACCTTCGACGACGTGATGACCAGCGATGCCGAGCGCTTCAAGCGCTTCTTCCACCTGATGCTGGACGGCGGCGTGTACCTGGCACCGAGCGCCTTCGAGGCCGGCTTCACCTCCATCGCCCACGGCGAGGCCGAGCTGGCGATCACCCTCGACGCCGCCGAGCGCGCCTTCGCCGCCCTCAGGGGCTGA